One region of Armigeres subalbatus isolate Guangzhou_Male chromosome 3, GZ_Asu_2, whole genome shotgun sequence genomic DNA includes:
- the LOC134223311 gene encoding PHD and RING finger domain-containing protein 1-like yields MSDSDDDIMAGGGGVTRSSRRLRRRTGPPGTPSAVGGPAPSTSRGTRSAAINRRRLRDDDSDEQSSDADRNGSSDSGSEIEQSARKKKAKKFVEDDEAGPSGTQQPTGNDSSEWESDWNSDDEKALLNSGGQQAAAALVSKLGYASDSSTSSNDSEKCPICLLSLNDQEIGVPEVCDHIFCAPCIEEWSKNVTTCPIDRKNFDVINVYKSVDRKQLVRKNHVQVKAADEVPLVEDHELTNCEICRRPDREDTMLLCDSCNLGYHMDCLTPPLEEVPSGSWYCDCCFASGSDEDDEEVEDLLNDLDDIGGVRQTRLRMRMNSPPRIARTRQSERIRATILTRTATAVRLNIVEDVDQPGPSTRARSGTVSTPGRSATAPSRTVRKRRKRRTRRKILKMIISEYDVGNDDEKFAIKRKKIYNTLKKLSKKRSKRKRASRKKKTAELTSGLNSESADVQRQRFSTGIPTLKIFGGANDLDYFSDEDAGDEFQEDASIGGRGETAVSSVREVLRNPLRRRRAIKSGFEASSTSGSVDLLGSIMESQERWHSKKGLGDVKIDNGKIIFKNDSPQKKDSNPPGATQAGIGNNSQGSVSVSESNTGVADSTSSNRNGQSAEVGDSSIAAATGSASGAGGGNDENNDSVPDPSDMSIFVDLPPLKNPGEEDDDEKKKKKASFDMFGSEPIPLPSASTSGQPTTASINPAPESTTGDDGLAPGTSKGFGKFKYTMTSEANNCPNFSVYSSETLQYAKTGGEEPYDPLDSEQKTDDEFEERDEDLVQLDDEEPAAPKPQDAPAEPDQEHIPNGTDKLPAGDLDHDAFDSDSDDELKKIEESSAPIGPEPEPTNELEALTPPLTTTVAAALASSGTTVTTTAGLQTATVVVGEASTTTASAAPANSAQGEEDRSYTPCLDEKYQEARREQDKSGTTPTMPPPSRKEGIDGMDTEMISDEDENTFKEDDARPTSASKPSSSGARKKDLTFKKVNKKGKERNYRDKETKKRDRNDNDKENHERRSRERNRQRRPKRKELQRYDVRTMIEKRPRVVKDPFGRDVTPRPRTKTRSRSRSRSRTPERRRELSISLSPEPPRRFTRRRSPSPRFRARNRSPLPFRRNASRSPSRGPRLRSLSRQRSRSPIVARPRIIARSITRSPSPPPRVRLPRSLSRTPKSRSRTPDLRGAKTKKTKKKKRLPSAASRSRSPSVDRGKKNKKKGRKKKNKHRSRSPGGKKKKTRRRSASPMMSRSRSRSTSILPAQTTGVLTERFAKVRQQNSWTPPPPVRPKTNGTNLTVILTNEEALAKQAKERERKRKEARRRDRARDKNLPSKEVFTSGDNILVSVSFNDKNLNKENETAAEGEAAAITQKRLKDLAKKRAEAEKAKRRRLERLKKTRGEAPKPVVIIDLDRSPFRVMTPSPRAVIVLSDSDNDKDKDRREVDTSRAGAAGNQQVNAESSTNGPSSTMRKSPAERHEEDMFGPKTPPGFPSQPQPSQSKPQAPKFSMQVKSKASNIRPMNLLYEPGELDEGKTPERMDNAESSYNMVGPNTPPEPAPQSPSPDVYDPFEPTKSPSPSPPRRDNVSIERLSDLDDAVLPSSSSKPDGPDSGTVGDPKADSQNADEAINGESDGPRGNKITILSNIVISQPTNSVSGVVSGSGVVSASQNNGGDDSDVIFDDFVSSSAPVPSSNVGYSSNANQSNPIKSYSTAANSSSLISKLPLPPGASAGQKFNDFINPTDSPYSPGASDFDDLFEAGGDLDSPPPAPVKQSYKPTKIVSKGAKKGGNFDTLFGGSPVNNFKRGKKGGHKRKAKAKGDDEEDLSKLSTKDRFLKKLNRLERVVEEVKLVIKPFYNKKQINKDEYKDIMRRAVPKICHSRTGEINPIKIQKLIKAYVRKVRARRRLAKKGNLSSGPGPLLAPGATNAIII; encoded by the exons CCCACCGGCAACGACAGCTCCGAGTGGGAATCCGACTGGAACAGCGACGACGAAAAGGCGCTTCTCAATTCCGGCGGTCAACAGGCAGCCGCGGCCCTGGTTAGCAAACTGGGCTACGCTTCGGACTCGTCCACGAGTAGCAACGACAGCGAAAAGTGTCCTATCTGTTTGCTGTCGTTGAACGACCAGGAGATCGGTGTTCCGGAAGTGTGCGACCACATATTCTGCGCTCCCTGCATCGAAGAGTGGTCCAAAAATGTCACGACCTGTCCAATCGACCGAAAGAATTTCGATGTCATCAACGTCTACAAGAGCGTCGATCGGAAGCAGTTGGTTCGCAAAAATCATGTCCAAGTGAAGGCGGCCGACGAGGTGCCTCTTGTTGAGGACCATGAGCTGACCAATTGCGAAATCTGCCGTCGACCGGATCGAGAGGATACGATGCTCCTGTGCGATTCGTGCAATTTGGGCTATCATATGGACTGCCTGACTCCTCCGCTGGAAGAAGTTCCGTCGGGATCCTGGTACTGCGATTGTTGCTTTGCTTCGGGTTCCGATGAGGACGACGAAGAAGTTGAAGATCTACTGAACGATCTCGACGACATTGGAGGAGTGCGCCAAACTCGACTTCGCATGCGTATGAATAGTCCACCAAGGATCGCTCGCACCAGACAAAGCGAACGCATCCGGGCAACGATTCTCACCCGTACTGCAACTGCCGTTAGATTGAATATAGTGGAAGATGTGGACCAACCTGGCCCATCAACTAGAGCTAGAAGTGGTACTGTTTCGACGCCGGGCAGATCAGCTACGGCACCGTCGAGAACAGTACGCAAGCGTCGGAAGCGTCGAACTCGaagaaaaattctgaaaatgatcatCTCAGAGTATGACGTGGGTAATGATGATGAGAAATTCGCTATTAAGAGAAAGAAAATTTATAATACTTTGAAAAAGCTCAGCAAGAAACGCTCGAAACGCAAGCGAGCTTCCCGCAAGAAAAAGACTGCGGAACTCACATCTGGGTTGAATTCAGAATCGGCTGATGTTCAACGTCAGCGTTTTAGTACCGGCATTCCAACGTTGAAGATTTTTGGAGGAGCAAACGATTTGGATTACTTTTCGGATGAAGACGCTGGAGACGAGTTCCAGGAAGATGCATCGATCGGAGGTCGAGGCGAAACGGCTGTTTCCAGCGTTCGTGAAGTATTGCGTAATCCACTGAGACGCAGACGTGCTATAAAGAGCGGCTTCGAAGCCAGTTCGACTAGTGGATCGGTTGATTTGCTCGGTAGTATTATGGAGAGTCAGGAACGTTGGCATTCCAAAAAGGGATTGGGAGATGTGAAGATTGATAATGGTAAAATTATCTTCAAAAACGATAGTCCTCAAAAAAAGGATTCGAATCCCCCGGGAGCTACCCAAGCTGGAATTGGGAATAACTCTCAGGGAAGTGTTAGCGTATCGGAGTCTAACACCGGGGTGGCCGATTCCACTAGTTCCAATCGTAACGGGCAGTCTGCTGAAGTGGGAGACTCTTCAATTGCTGCCGCAACTGGTTCGGCATCCGGAGCTGGTGGTGGCAATGACGAGAACAATGACAGCGTACCGGATCCGTCAGATATGTCGATCTTTGTGGATTTACCACCCCTAAAGAATCCCGGCgaagaagatgatgatgaaaagaaaaagaagaaagcatCATTTGATATGTTTGGATCGGAACCTATTCCACTGCCTTCTGCTTCGACATCAGGGCAGCCAACCACAGCATCGATTAATCCAGCTCCCGAAAGCACTACTGGTGATGATGGTCTTGCACCAGGTACTTCAAAAGGATTTGGCAAATTCAAGTACACAATGACTTCAGAAGCCAACAACTGCCCTAACTTTTCGGTTTATTCGTCAGAAACTCTTCAGTATGCCAAAACAGGTGGCGAAGAGCCGTACGATCCGTTGGATAGTGAGCAGAAAACAGATGATGAGTTCGAAGAGCGTGATGAAGATTTGGTTCAGTTAGATGACGAAGAGCCGGCAGCCCCAAAGCCTCAGGACGCTCCTGCTGAACCCGATCAAGAGCATATTCCAAATGGAACCGATAAGCTTCCAGCTGGCGATTTGGATCACGATGCTTTTGATTCTGATTCCGATGACGAGCTGAAAAAGATCGAAGAATCGTCTGCTCCAATTGGTCCGGAACCTGAACCTACAAATGAGTTGGAAGCGCTGACACCGCCACTTACTACAACCGTTGCCGCTGCTTTGGCTTCTTCTGGAACGACCGTTACAACAACAGCCGGACTACAGACTGCAACGGTGGTGGTCGGCGAAGCAAGCACGACCACTGCCAGTGCAGCTCCTGCTAACTCGGCTCAGGGAGAAGAGGATCGCAGCTACACTCCTTGCTTGGACGAGAAGTATCAGGAGGCTCGCCGAGAACAGGACAAGAGTGGAACAACACCAACAATGCCACCACCGTCTAGGAAGGAAG gaATTGATGGCATGGACACCGAAATGATTTCTGACGAGGATGAAAATACGTTCAAAGAAGACGATGCCCGACCAACATCGGCATCTAAACCATCATCCTCGGGTGCACGCAAGAAGGATCTTACCTTCAAGAAGGTAAATAAGAAAGGAAAGGAACGTAATTATCGTGACAAGGAAACCAAGAAACGAGATCGGAACGACAATGACAAGGAGAATCACGAACGCCGCTCACGAGAACGTAACCGGCAACGTCGTCCGAAGAGGAAGGAACTGCAGCGTTACGATGTTCGTACCATGATTGAGAAACGTCCGAGAGTCGTCAAAGATCCCTTCGGAAGGGATGTTACTCCGAGACCGCGTACCAAAACTCGCAGTCGTAGCCGCAGCCGAAGTCGTACTCCGGAACGCCGCAGGGAATTGTCAATTTCACTTAGCCCAGAACCGCCCCGTCGATTCACCAGAAGACGCTCGCCTTCTCCGAGGTTCCGAGCACGAAATCGTTCGCCACTGCCGTTCCGTAGAAACGCTTCAAGATCGCCGTCCAGAGGTCCCAGGTTGCGATCTCTCAGTAGACAGCGGTCTAGGTCTCCAATAGTTGCACGACCACGAATAATTGCAAGATCCATCACCAGATCACCTTCCCCTCCCCCTCGTGTGCGGCTTCCACGATCGTTATCGAGAACACCGAAGTCACGCTCTCGCACGCCGGATCTGCGCGGAGCGAAGACAAAGAAAACCAAGAAAAAGAAACGTCTACCATCGGCGGCAAGCAGAAGTCGCAGTCCTAGTGTTGATCGTggcaagaaaaataaaaagaagggtcgaaagaagaagaacaagcACCGCAGTAGATCTCCTGGTGGCAAAAAGAAAAAGACAAGAAGGAGATCCGCATCACCGATGATGTCACGCTCCCGCTCTAGGTCTACGTCGATTCTTCCGGCTCAAACAACTGGAGTCCTTACGGAGCGATTCGCCAAGGTACGACAGCAGAATTCATGGACTCCTCCGCCACCGGTCAGGCCAAAAACAAACGGCACCAATCTGACGGTGATTTTAACTAACGAGGAAGCACTAGCAAAACAAGCTAAGGAACGTGAGCGGAAGCGAAAAGAAGCCAGACGCCGAGATCGGGCACGTGACAAAAACCTACCCTCGAAGGAAGTATTTACATCAGGTGATAATATATTAGTTAGTGTTAGTTTTAACGACAAGAATTTGAATAAGGAAAACGAAACAGCTGCCGAGGGTGAGGCCGCTGCGATTACACAAAAGAGATTGAAAGACCTGGCCAAGAAGCGAGCAGAAGCAGAAAAAGCCAAACGAAGGCGTTTGGAGCGGTTGAAGAAGACTCGCGGGGAGGCTCCCAAACCGGTAGTTATCATCGACCTGGACAGATCACCGTTCCGAGTGATGACGCCTTCTCCCAGGGCGGTCATTGTGCTCAGTGACAGCGACAACGATAAGGACAAAGATCGCAGGGAAGTTGATACGAGTAGAGCCGGTGCAGCTGGTAATCAGCAAGTTAACGCAGAGTCCAGTACTAATGGGCCATCCTCGACGATGCGCAAGTCACCTGCCGAACGACATGAAGAGGACATGTTTGGCCCGAAAACACCTCCCGGCTTCCCCAGTCAACCACAACCCTCGCAGAGTAAACCTCAGGCGCCAAAGTTTTCGATGCAAGTCAAATCGAAAGCGTCCAATATTCGTCCTATGAATCTCCTGTACGAGCCAGGTGAGTTAGACGAAGGCAAAACTCCCGAGCGAATGGATAATGCCGAAAGCTCTTACAATATGGTCGGTCCCAATACACCCCCCGAACCGGCTCCACAATCTCCTTCACCGGATGTGTACGATCCGTTCGAACCAACGAAATCTCCTTCTCCGTCACCTCCACGGCGGGACAACGTTTCCATCGAGCGTCTTTCTGACCTGGACGATGCCGTTCTTCCATCCAGCAGTAGCAAACCAGACGGTCCTGATTCCGGTACCGTAGGTGATCCAAAGGCTGACTCTCAGAATGCAGACGAGGCAATTAATGGTGAATCAGATGGCCCAAGGGGCAACAAAATTACAATCCTCAGCAACATAGTCATAAGTCAGCCGACAAATAGCGTTTCTGGCGTTGTCAGCGGATCCGGTGTCGTTTCGGCAAGTCAAAACAATGGCGGCGACGATTCGGATGTGATCTTCGACGACTTCGTGTCGTCTTCGGCACCCGTTCCGAGCAGTAACGTCGGCTACAGCAGCAACGCCAACCAGTCAAACCCCATCAAGTCGTACAGTACGGCTGCGAACTCGTCGAGCCTGATCTCGAAACTACCACTGCCACCGGGAGCCTCTGCCGGTCAGAAGTTCAACGACTTCATCAACCCAACCGATTCGCCGTACTCACCCGGAGCGAGCGATTTCGACGATCTGTTCGAAGCGGGTGGCGATTTGGATTCGCCCCCGCCGGCACCGGTGAAGCAGTCCTACAAACCGACCAAGATCGTTTCGAAAGGAGCCAAAAAGGGCGGAAACTTCGATACGCTGTTTGGCGGTTCGCCGGTGAATAACTTCAAGCGTGGCAAGAAGGGAGGTCATAAGCGAAAAG cCAAGGCGAAGGGCGATGATGAGGAGGATCTGTCCAAGTTGTCAACGAAGGATAGG TTCCTTAAGAAATTGAATCGATTAGAGAGAGTAGTAGAGGAAGTCAAACTGGTCATTAAACCGTTCtacaataagaaacaaatcaacaaGGATGAGTACAAAGACATTATGCGACGTGCTGTCCCTAAG ATTTGCCACAGCCGTACAGGGGAAATCAACCCGATCAAGATCCAGAAGCTCATCAAGGCGTACGTGCGCAAGGTTCGAGCTAGACGGCGTTTGGCAAAGAAGGGGAATCTTAGCAGTGGACCCGGTCCGCTTCTAGCTCCCGGCGCGACAAATGCAATAATCATCTAA